CGACGAGGTCGACCAGATCAACCAGCGGCGGCGGTCGCGCACCGTCGACCTCGTGCGGGAGCTCGCGGGCGGCTCGTTGCAGGGCGCCCGCATCGCGGCCCTCGGGGCGGCTTTCAAGCCGAACTCCGACGACGTGCGCGACGCGCCGGCGCTCGACGTGGCCCGGATGCTGTACCTCGAGGGAGCGCGGGTCGTCGTGTACGACCCCGAGGCGAACGCCAACGCCCACCGCGTCTATCCGGACCTCGACTACGTCGGCACCCTCGCCGAGGCCGTCATGGACGCGGATGTCGTGGTGCTCCTCACGGAGTGGGACGAGTTCCGTCGTGCCGACCCCCGCGACCTCGGCGCGCTCGTCTCCGGACGCCGCATCGTCGACGGTCGCCACGCCCTCGACGCGAGCCGCTATCGCGCCGCCGGGTGGGAGTACCGCGCCCTCGGGCGCCCCGCGGAGGCCGCGACCGCGCAGCTCGTCGAGAACGACAAGGACTCGGTCGCCCACGCCTGATCACGCCCGCAGAGTTCTGCCGGGGCCCGGCTGATCGGGAGCCGAGCCCCGGCAGACGCCTGCCCGGGAATGGTCCGCGGGTCGCCGGCGTTGACACTCATCGTGCCCGAACCTCTCAAGATCGACATCTGGTCCGACATCGCGTGCCCGTGGTGCTTCATCGGCAAGCGCCGCTTCGAGGCGGGAGCCGCCGAGGCCGGCGTGCCCGTCGAGATCGAGTACCACTCCTTCGAGCTCTCCCCCGACACGCCCGTCGACTTCGAGGGCAGCGAGGTGGAGTTCCTCGCACACCACAAGGGCATCCCCGAGGCGACCGCGAAGCAGATGATCGACCGCGTCACCGGAATCGCGGCATCCGTGGGACTGCACTACGACTACGACGCGCTGCAGCACACCAACACCGTCAAGGCGCACCAGCTGCTGCACTATGCGAAGCTCCGCGGGCGCCAGCTCGAGATGAAGGAGCGCCTGCTCTCCGCCTACTTCCAGGAGGGCCGCCACGTCGGCCGCATCGAGGACCTCGCCGACCTCGCGGCCGAGCTCGGCTTCGACCGCGACGACGTCATCCGCTCGCTCGAGGCCGATGAGCACCTCGCCGACGTGCACGAGGACCAGGCCGTCGCGCGTGACTTCGGCATCCAGGGCGTGCCGTTCTTCGTCATCGACCGCAAGTACGGCGTCTCGGGCGCGCAGGAGTCGGCGACCTTCGCCGAGGTGCTGCGCCAGGTCGCTGCGGAGAAGGCGGATGCGGGGGTCGCGTCGTGAGCGGCCTCATCCCGCTCGGCGACCCGTCGGCCGTCGCGTGCGAGGGCGACGTGTGCGAGGTCCCGCAGGCCCCGCCTCGCGAGAGTTCCCGTTCCGCGTCTTAGTCGCCGAAGGAACGGGTGCGAACACGCGGAACGGGAACTATGGACGGGCGGGAGCGGGGTCGCTGATATCGGCGACAGCGGCGCCGAGCCCCGCGATGAGCGCGTCGGCGTCGACGAAGAGGCTCGTGCCGTGCTCGCCCGCGCCCATCGAGACGCGACGTCCGACGATCCGCTCGTCGACATAGACGGGCCACGCGTTGGTGGAGCCGAGCGGCGTGATCGTGCCGCGCTCGTATCCGGTCGCCTCGAGGGCGACGGATGCGTCGGGCAGCTGCAGCTTGTTGACCCCGACGAGCGCGCGCAGCTTCGGCCACGAGATGACGCGGTCACCCGGGATCTCCGCGAAGAGGAAGGTGCCGTCGCTGCGCTTCACGACGAGCGACTTGACGATGTCGGCGGGCGTGATGCCGAGGATCGCGGCGGCCTCCTCGAGCGACGCCGCCGCCTGGCGCTCGACGAACTCGACCTCGATGCCGCGCGCGGCCGCATCCTCCGCCACGCGTTCGCGTCCCGTGCCCATGTCCGGTCTCCTCACGGCGTCATCTGAAAGAATCGAGGGGATGTCCACCCTATTCGCGCCCCCGGCGCCCGCGCTGTCGATCGGCCCGCTGCGCCTCGACGTGCCCGTCGTACTCGCGCCCATGGCGGGCATCACCAACACGGCGTTCCGCCGCCTGTGCCGCGAGTACGGCGCGGGCCTCTACGTGTCCGAGATGATCACGAGCCGCGCGCTCGTCGAGCGCACGCCCGAGTCGATGCGCCTCATCAAGCACCACGAGTCGGAGACGCCCCGCTCGATCCAGCTGTACGGCGTCGACCCGAAGACGATGGCCGAGGCGGTGACGATGCTCGTCGCCGAGGACCGTGCCGACCACATCGACCTCAACTTCGGCTGTCCCGTGCCGAAGGTCACGCGCAAGGGCGGGGGAGCGGCGCTCCCGTGGAAGCTCGACCTGTTCCGCGGCATCGTCGAGGCAGCCGTCAAGGCCGCCGGCCCGCTGCCGCTCACGGTCAAGATGCGCAAGGGCATCGACGCCGACCACCTCACCTACCTCGAGGCGGGCCGCATCGCCGAGGGCGCCGGCGCCGCCGCCGTGGCCCTCCACGCGCGCACGGCCGCCGACTTCTACTCCGGCACGGCCGACTGGTCGGCGATCGCGACGCTCAAGCAGACCGTCACGAGCATCCCCGTGCTCGGCAACGGCGACATCTGGTCGGCGGCCGACGCCGTGCGCATGGTCGAGGAGACCGGATGCGACGGCGTCGTCGTCGGACGCGGGTGCCTCGGGCGCCCGTGGCTCTTCGGCGACCTCGCGGCCGCGTTCTCGGGCCGCGAGCACAAGGCCGAGCCGACGCTCGGCGAGGTCGCGTCCGCGTTCCGTCGCCACGCGGAGCTGCTCGTCGACTTCTTCGACGGCGACGAGGGCCGTGCGTGCCGCGACATCCGCAAGCACGTCGCGTGGTACTTCAAGGGCTACGCCGTCGGCGGCGAACTGCGCGCGGCGCTCGCGCGCTCGTCGAGCCTCGACGAGATCGACGAGCTGCTGGGCCGCCTCGACGTCGACCAGGCCTACCCGGGCGCCGACGCCGAGGGCCAGCGCGGCCGCGCCGGCACCCCGAAGCAGCCGGCGCTGCCCGAGCGCTGGCTCGACTCGCGCGAACTCCAGGAGACGCACCGCGTCGCCCTCACGGAGGCGGAACTGGACACGAGCGGTGGCTGAGCTGACCCCCGGGTACTCCGCGGCCGACGCCGAGCGGATGCTGCCCGAGGAGCACTCGACCCGCCGCAGCGACTTCGCGCGCGACCGCGCCCGCATCCTGCACTCGAGCGCGCTGCGGCGCCTGGCCGTCAAGACGCAGGTGCTGAGCCCCACCGCCGGGCTCGACTTCGCGCGCAACCGCCTCACGCACTCGCTCGAGGTCGCGCAGGTGGGCCGCGAGCTCGCGCTCAACCTCGGCCTCGACCCCGACGTCGTCGACACGGCGTGCCTCGCCCACGACCTCGGGCATCCGCCCTACGGCCACAACGGCGAGCGCGCGCTCAACGACTGGGCGGCCGACATCGGCGGCTTCGAGGGCAACGCGCAGACCCTGCGCCTGCTGACGCGACTCGAACCGAAGGTCTTCGATCGCGAGGGCCGCGCCTACGGCCTCAACCTCACGCGGGCGAGCCTCGATGCGAGCTGCAAGTACCCGTGGCCCGAGCAGGAGGGCATCCCCGACCCCTCGGGCCGCAGCAAGTTCGGCTTCTACGCCGACGACACCCCGGCCTTCGCCTGGCTGCGCGCGGGCGCCCCGCCGCGCGTGCGCTGCATCGAGGCGCAGGTCATGGACCTCTCCGACGACATCGCCTACTCGGTGCACGACCTCGAGGACGCCATCATCACGGGCTACCTCGACGTGCGCGCCCTGTCCGCACGCGTCAACCACGACGAGCTCGTCGACAGCATGGTGGAGTGGATCGGGGGAGAGCTCGACCACGAGACTCTCATGGCCGCCTTCGACCGCCTCGACAACCTGCCCGACTGGGTCGACTCGTGGGAGGGCTCGCGTCGCGACCAGGCGCGACTCAAGAACCTCACCTCGCAGCTCATCGGCCGCTTCGCGGGCGAGGCCGTGCGCGCCACGCGCGAGGCCTACCCGCAGGCGTCGCTCGCGCGCTTCGGGGCGGATGTCGTGGTGCCGGTCGAGACGCGCGCCGAGATCGCGGTGCTCAAGGGCATCGTCGCCGCGAACGTCATGTCGACGAACGCCCGCAAGCCGATCTACGCGCAGCAGCGCCGCATCCTCAAGGAGCTCGCCGATGCGCTGTGGGCCGCCCCGTCGCACCTCGACGCCGGTTTCGCGGCCGACTTCGCGGCGGCCCCCGACGACACGGCGCGCAAGCGCGTGATCGTCGACCAGGTCGCGTCTCTCACAGATCCCTCCGCCAACGCCTGGCACGAGAGGCTGTGCTAGTTCGACGGCGTCGGGCGCGGGTCGCACCGGCTCCCTAGAATCACTGACATGCCCGGTCTCATTCGTCGAAGCGACATCGACGAGGTCCGGTCCCGGGTGAACATCGCCGACATCGTGGGCGACTACGTCACCCTCAAGTCGGCGGGCGTCGGCTCGCTCAAGGGCCTCTGCCCGTTCCACGAGGAGCGCAGCCCGAGCTTCCACGTGCGGCCCGGTGTCGGCCGGTACCACTGCTTCGGCTGCGGCGAGGACGGCGACGTCTTCACCTTCCTGCAGCGCATGGACCACGTGAGCTTCCAGGAGGCCGTCGAGCGCATGGCGGCGCGCGCCGGCATCGAGCTGCACTACGAGGACGGCGGCGCCGCAGCATCCGATCACGGCAACCGCGCCCGGCTGCTCGCGGCGAACGCGGCCGCCGAGCAGTTCTTCCGCGCGCAGCTCGCCGAGCCGGGCGCCCAGCCCGGTCGCGACTTCCTCGGCGGGCGCGGCTTCGACCAGGCCGCCGCCGAGCGCTTCGGCGTCGGCTACGCGCCCAAGTCGTTCGACGCGCTCAAGAACGCGCTCACGAAGCAGGGGTTCTCGATCGAGGACCTCACGGCGGCCGGGCTCCTGTCGACGGGCGACCGCGGCAACAGCTACGACCGCTTCCGAGGCCGTGTCATCTGGCCCATCCGCGACGTCACGGGCCAGACGGTCGGCTTCGGCGCACGCAAGCTCTTCGACGACGACCAGGGCCCCAAGTACCTCAACACCCCCGAGACGCTCGTCTTCCACAAGTCGCAGGTGCTCTACGGGCTCGACCTCGCACGACGCGACGTCGCGAAGTCGAAGCAGGTCGTCATCGTCGAGGGCTACACGGATGTCATGGCCTGCCACCTCGCGGGCGTCACGACCGCGGTCGCGACGTGCGGCACGGCGTTCGGCGTCGACCACATCAAGGTCGTGCGCCGCGTTCTCGGCGACCACGACAACGCCGCCGTGTCGCAGACGGGCGAGGTGGTTTTCACCTTCGACCCGGACGAGGCGGGCCAGCGGGCGGCGAGCCGTGCGTTCGCAGAGGAGCAGCGCTTCGCCGCGCAGACCTTCGTCGCGGTCGCTCCCGGGGGCCTCGACCCGTGCGACCTCCGCATCCACCGCGGCGACGAGGCCGTGCGCACGCTCATCTCCGACCGCAAGCCGATGTTCGAGTTCATGATCCGCCGGAGCCTCGCGGGCCACGACCTCGAGACGGTCGAGGGTCGTGTCGCGGCTCTCCGCGCGGGCGCGCCCGTCGTGGCAGGCATCCGCGACCCCGCACTGCGCGGCGGCTACGTGCGCAATCTGGCGGGCTGGCTCGGCATGGACCCGGGGGAGGTGTCGCGCGCCGTCTCGAGCGCGGGCAACGCCTCGCGGCGCGCCGAGCCGCGCGCGGAGGGCAACCGACGACCGGAGGGGCAGCCCGTCGAGGAGCAGCGGCCGCGACAGGCGAACCTCATGGAGCTGCCGACCGACCCCGTCACGCGTATGGAGCGCGACGCGCTCATGGCGATCCTGCAGTACCCCCAGTTCGTCGGGGCCCCCCTCGTCGCGAAGGCCGTCGAGGCGCGCTTCACGAACGCGACCCTCGCGATCGTGCGCGACGCGGTGCGCGCGCAGCTCGACCAGCTCGAGTCTCCCGAGTGGCTCCAGCGCGTGGGGGAGGAGGTGCCCGCGGGTTTCGAGTCGCTCGTCACGCAGCTCGGCGTCGCCCCCATCCCGGAGCGCGCGGAGCAGCTCGGGGTGTACTGCCGCGGCGTCGTGACCTCGCTCGTCGACCGCGACCTGCTGCGCCGCAAGGGCGAGCTGCTCGGTGCGATGCAGCGTGCGCGCTCGGAGGGCGACCGCGAACGGGAGGCAGCGCTCAGCCGCGAGTCCGTCGCGCTCGAGGCCGAGCGACGCGAACTGCGCGGTGAGTGAACGCTCTTCGGCTATTTTGTCGCAGGATCTTGCAACATGCGTGCGTAGACGCACGAAACATGCGCTGAACATTTCACCGACGTTAACTGCGTGCACTCCGGTCATCCGGTTGTGCGAGCGTGCCTCGACACCGTGGTAGACCTGATGGTCGGGCGACTCTGAGGTCGCCCGCCCTTTCACATCCCAAGGAATGAGGTCCACGGACATGGTTTCCGTCTCTCACAAGACCCGCGTGCTCGCCGCGGTGGCGCTCCCCGTCACCGCTGCTCTCGTGCTCGCGGGCTGCGCCTCGGACGCCGGCGACAACGGCGGATCCGACGGCGACAGCATCATCGTCGGCACGACCGACAAGGTCACCTTCCTCGACCCGGCCGGGTCGTACGACAACGGCTCCTTCGCCGTCATGAACCAGGTGTTCCCGTTCCTGCTCAACTCGAAGCAGGGCACCTCGGACGTCGAGCCCGACATCGCCGAGTCGGCCGAGTACACCGCCGACGGCGAGTACACGGTCATCCTCAAGGAGGGCCTCAAGTTCGCGAACGGCAACGACCTGACCTCGTCGGACGTCAAGTTCAGCTTCGACCGTCAGCTCGCGATCGCCGACGACAACGGCCCCTGGTCGCTGCTCGG
The Protaetiibacter sp. SSC-01 genome window above contains:
- a CDS encoding DsbA family protein translates to MPEPLKIDIWSDIACPWCFIGKRRFEAGAAEAGVPVEIEYHSFELSPDTPVDFEGSEVEFLAHHKGIPEATAKQMIDRVTGIAASVGLHYDYDALQHTNTVKAHQLLHYAKLRGRQLEMKERLLSAYFQEGRHVGRIEDLADLAAELGFDRDDVIRSLEADEHLADVHEDQAVARDFGIQGVPFFVIDRKYGVSGAQESATFAEVLRQVAAEKADAGVAS
- a CDS encoding aminoacyl-tRNA deacylase, which codes for MGTGRERVAEDAAARGIEVEFVERQAAASLEEAAAILGITPADIVKSLVVKRSDGTFLFAEIPGDRVISWPKLRALVGVNKLQLPDASVALEATGYERGTITPLGSTNAWPVYVDERIVGRRVSMGAGEHGTSLFVDADALIAGLGAAVADISDPAPARP
- the dusB gene encoding tRNA dihydrouridine synthase DusB, with product MSTLFAPPAPALSIGPLRLDVPVVLAPMAGITNTAFRRLCREYGAGLYVSEMITSRALVERTPESMRLIKHHESETPRSIQLYGVDPKTMAEAVTMLVAEDRADHIDLNFGCPVPKVTRKGGGAALPWKLDLFRGIVEAAVKAAGPLPLTVKMRKGIDADHLTYLEAGRIAEGAGAAAVALHARTAADFYSGTADWSAIATLKQTVTSIPVLGNGDIWSAADAVRMVEETGCDGVVVGRGCLGRPWLFGDLAAAFSGREHKAEPTLGEVASAFRRHAELLVDFFDGDEGRACRDIRKHVAWYFKGYAVGGELRAALARSSSLDEIDELLGRLDVDQAYPGADAEGQRGRAGTPKQPALPERWLDSRELQETHRVALTEAELDTSGG
- a CDS encoding deoxyguanosinetriphosphate triphosphohydrolase; this translates as MLPEEHSTRRSDFARDRARILHSSALRRLAVKTQVLSPTAGLDFARNRLTHSLEVAQVGRELALNLGLDPDVVDTACLAHDLGHPPYGHNGERALNDWAADIGGFEGNAQTLRLLTRLEPKVFDREGRAYGLNLTRASLDASCKYPWPEQEGIPDPSGRSKFGFYADDTPAFAWLRAGAPPRVRCIEAQVMDLSDDIAYSVHDLEDAIITGYLDVRALSARVNHDELVDSMVEWIGGELDHETLMAAFDRLDNLPDWVDSWEGSRRDQARLKNLTSQLIGRFAGEAVRATREAYPQASLARFGADVVVPVETRAEIAVLKGIVAANVMSTNARKPIYAQQRRILKELADALWAAPSHLDAGFAADFAAAPDDTARKRVIVDQVASLTDPSANAWHERLC
- the dnaG gene encoding DNA primase, producing MPGLIRRSDIDEVRSRVNIADIVGDYVTLKSAGVGSLKGLCPFHEERSPSFHVRPGVGRYHCFGCGEDGDVFTFLQRMDHVSFQEAVERMAARAGIELHYEDGGAAASDHGNRARLLAANAAAEQFFRAQLAEPGAQPGRDFLGGRGFDQAAAERFGVGYAPKSFDALKNALTKQGFSIEDLTAAGLLSTGDRGNSYDRFRGRVIWPIRDVTGQTVGFGARKLFDDDQGPKYLNTPETLVFHKSQVLYGLDLARRDVAKSKQVVIVEGYTDVMACHLAGVTTAVATCGTAFGVDHIKVVRRVLGDHDNAAVSQTGEVVFTFDPDEAGQRAASRAFAEEQRFAAQTFVAVAPGGLDPCDLRIHRGDEAVRTLISDRKPMFEFMIRRSLAGHDLETVEGRVAALRAGAPVVAGIRDPALRGGYVRNLAGWLGMDPGEVSRAVSSAGNASRRAEPRAEGNRRPEGQPVEEQRPRQANLMELPTDPVTRMERDALMAILQYPQFVGAPLVAKAVEARFTNATLAIVRDAVRAQLDQLESPEWLQRVGEEVPAGFESLVTQLGVAPIPERAEQLGVYCRGVVTSLVDRDLLRRKGELLGAMQRARSEGDREREAALSRESVALEAERRELRGE